The sequence ACGATTATAAATTACTCAGTTTACTGTCGAATGACAATGAAAGGAAACTACTAGAATCAAATATGGAAAGCTGGATGTGAGGGAGAGGACGAAGACAGCCCGCAAAGCTTGAGCTTAATGAAAACCTTTACATGCAATTTTCAGACCCACAAAGCCAGAAATGTTTCTAAATGAAGACTTGTATGTTATACAGTCTAAgattatgaaacatttttaaacggCGCCAATGAAGTATTAAAATGCAGATTTTGTACTGCACTTTTTGGGTCTTTAGACTCACAAGCCCCAAGGGCAATAATATGCAAATGGGCGACCCTTGAGCCCTTCCCCTGTAccgaaattatttaatacaacAGAAAATTGCCGGGGCCGTTATTACGTTTGCGTATAATGGCCTTGTAATGGGTTTTATTGACTGTAAACACAACATGTTTATCGCTTTAATCATACACATCCAATCTGCGGTTTTGTACTGGGAGGTGCAAAACAAATCAGCTTAAATTGCGATAATCGGCCGTGGGAAAGGGGGTGTTGTTTACTGATTAAGGAGATATTTTGTGGTCCTCATAATTGGGGACTATAGAGACAAATCAAGTGgagacaaaataataatattttaaaactatggAAGTACGTAACCTTCCATATCATCGTCATCGACTAGCTATTGCATAACTCTAATTACTGCAAAAAAGAAGATAAGTGGGGCAGCTAGCAATCActataaactagaaaaaactTGAGAAATTCCTTTGCCTCAAATAGCTCATCTTCAAAAGCAAACTTTGGACAAGTCTCCAGGCTACCAGACACTATTGAGTAAGGGGGACAAggagctaatctagaggaaatCTCCTCGGAAAAGACACTCGTCCAAAAGACAAATGACGCCGTCTCCgagattattaaaatcaatgcGGAATGCGAATCTCTCTAATGAACTACTGTGATTTATCACGCCGAAGACATATCACTTTCGATGACGACTGTTTCTCTCCCCGTGCAGAAATGATTCATTACACACCGATCCATTACGGCTCTGTCAATTAACTCGGCTAGGAAAAGTTGGCTATTCTCGGCCTTGGCAACTTCTACCCACACGTGCGTTTTTTTTCTACCCCACATGGCACCTTCGTCGACCTTACCTGTCGTCTTCAGTTTGTGCTCGCTTTAGCTGTTTCATCAATATTCATAGGtgattttagtatttaaagtTGCAGATGAATGGGGGAGATGTGTAGTGAGTGTGCGAAATCCTCCGAGGACGGTAAGTAACTCAGTGTAAAAGAATTCAcagaaaaaggaaaagttcTTGATGTAATGGTGAAGGCGCAGTTTTTCTCGAAATATCGTCTAAAACTATTCTTAAATTTACGtccaaatgtttttgttttatgtataGTATTAAATGGTGAATGAGGAAAACTCTAGAATGTTTGAGAAGCTTCGAGAATCATCTcgcaaatgaaataaaatgaaaattttaattacatttctcatattttcactttttgtctgcttgaaagttatttttccCAAGAATGTCTGTTCCAGAAATTTGTAGAAGATTCTCGAACATTTCGCAGAGTTTCGTTCCATTTCACGACATTTACTGCAGTAATCTTTGTCaagtttcatttaataatgaaattctcTTACTGAATTTTATCTTCACCTTCCATGTCTCCTTTCAAAGTGTTTCAGAATCTCTAAGAATGCCTATTAGTCTGGTTTTGAATCCACAACTCATTTCGAAggacaatatttatttttatctcgaaaattttTACATCCAAGATATTTCCAGATACTTCTGGAACATGTTCTCTAATGTTGCATATTACTTTTCTTCGTTTACTTACCTTTTTTGCAGCTCTTTTATCAAATATCAGTCAACAATGAAGATTGCAATCCTCCTATTGGCCCTCACTTTCACCATCCATGTCTCCAGAGCAAATTATCTGAACCAGCAGCCTGTAGCTATAGGAGAAAGAGCTAGATGCGGTGATTTTCTCAATAAACTTCTCAGCGATATGTGCGGAAATGTCTTTGCCGGACCATCTCCTCATAAAAAGTCTGTGATACCTGTCGGTAAGggcgaaaataattttgctcagttaattcttaaataaaaattttgaaggtttCAGCAACACGCTGCAAGACGAATATGAAAGCAGTCCTGATCCTATGGACGATCTATACGCAGTGTACTTGAATGCCATGTGGCGGTACGGTTCCCATGGACGTCGCAAGCGGTTTGATGGCATAGTAGAGGAGTGCTGTCTGCAGACTTGCTCAAGGGAGCAGCTGAAAGAGTATTGTGGCATCAGGCGGCAGGGGCGTTAACAATACCCCTTTCctttaatgttattattgCTATCACTATTATCGTAATGTGTAAATGAAGAATATTTAGAGAGAAATAAAGCGCTGGTTTCGTCCGCCTCGTCCTAGgacgaataaaataaattagcattttatCGCCTTAACTCCCTCGCTGGTTAGATTTATTCCCCCGGAGGCCGGTTGTTGTTTCTTCGCACAATAGCCGCAAATGTACCAAAaggaatatttcattttctcccttttttgtctttttataaTAAGAGTTTCCCTTGAAACTGAATAAATTACCCAAAATTAGGGCCTGTCTATCTGCAAGCTCCTTTTTGTAGTTACTTGATTCTTGCCCCTGGCGTATTTCTGCAGTCTCTTCTAGGAAGttgctcatttttttttcacaactCTAGCTCGTTTCATTTCCGAGATGttatttactgaaaaaatcaatttgaagGAACACGTTAGTTTTGGAAGTGACTCGATTCCTGTTCTAGTAGCTTTACTGATGTCTCTTCTGGGAAGCGGCCAATTTATCTCGCAGTAGAGAATTTCTAGAGCTATCCTCCAGTGTGGAAGTCACATTTCAACCTCATTTAgcttcaaagaaataatttttgtgaaaaggCCCAATTGGACAAGCTCTGCTAGCCCTTCCTTGTAAAAAGTCGATTCTCGCGCTCGATACGTTTCTCCTGTCCTTGCTCGTAAGTTGTATTTCTTTGCATACTAGAGAAGAACAGATATCATTGAGCGAAAGGCACATGTCTATCCCACTAACAAATACGGTGGTTTTCTTCGGCCTCCAATCAGAAAGTTTCACTCATCACTGTGTCTTCCATCTTCGGCATTCTCCGCTGTTTCCTGAACTTTAAAAAGCAATTCCTCAGCTTTATCATCATAactctacaaaaaaatcaccTCCTAAAGCTGTTTCAGGGCATCAAAAAAATGACGATTCATCAGTTTGATTACTCGCTTTCCCTTCTTTTCCCCTTTTCGGTAATAAGCTTCGTTTCCCAGCTAAGCGCGGCAACATGACAAAATTCCCGACGTGTCAAAGCGGGATTTTACAGGAACAGAGATTATCTCCCCGACTGACGTGGAGTTATGTCAGCATCGCGATTCTTCCTCCAGTTCAAACTCCATTAGTTCGGCGACGTCTTCGGCTAAACCTTATAACTAGACTAATGAGACGTCCCGATAACGGGATCCAGGATCAGGATCTCGTATCTTCGATCTCGGGAAACGGGATGCTCTAATTGGCTTTCAGTTGACACGGTCACGtgaatcaatttttcaaagtggAGCCGATGAGGAACGGGGAGGGAGAAACAGAAGTTTTCTGTCCGGATCATGTGACGTAAGAGGGTAATATAttccttaataaaaaagtttcctaTTGGCAATAAAAGGGCGAGATATTTATGTTTGTGGGGGGAAACTTTCCTGACGTGTATAGCGCTGTTGCGGGAGGTTGCTTTCTTTGAGGGACGCTGCTCAATTCTTTGTTTATGCGAGGAAGTTGATATGAATCAAGGTTATTCACTTAAAGTGTATGTATCTGAGTTGGCGGCCGGAAATTCCCTTAAATAATGGCAGTTTTTCTGCAACTAGAGCACACTTAGGGCCTTAATCGAGCGAAAACTCATGTTTCTATCTCTTATATTTTGTCTTGAGTACCTCGAGGAGCAAGAGACATGACGGACTTCTCTATATTGCTCCTGGGAAATTTCTGGGAggatatctaatttttacctaaataaaagaaacttaGAGCTATAATTCTAAAAACGTATTTCTTTATTCTTCGATCCAAGGTCCCTAATCTTTTCTCCAATAGAGCGGACTTAGAGCTATAACTGTGCAACAACAACACATTTATGTGTCTCTAATAGTTCTAGAGTTATATTTATTACTGTtcagtaaatttaaaactagAAGCCTATCGTTCTCTGTCGCCCGATGCCTGCTTAGTATTTTATTCCGATTGACCCAATATTCGAACTTTCCTCCCCTCTATGGCTTCGTACATTTAATTCTCAATCTGGGGCCATATTTgctaccccccccccccccccgaaAAGGCTTTTATAGCCGCCATAATCATCATAATCTGGTTCGAATGCGACTGGCGGCCCAGGAACTAACCGATCGCAATAAATCCCCTCAAACTTCTCCCCAAAGAAAAAGCAGTTTCCCCGGCCTCAACCTTTtgtaaatttcctttattcGACGGCTTCGGGAATCAACTTTTTGCGGTCCATTTCCTCTATTTAGAAATTTGCATCTGAGGAGGCGGTAACTGAAAATTTATGGCACTTCGTATGATATTGGGGGTTTTTGCGTTTTAGAATCATTTTGAGGCACTTGAGGGGTAATTAATCCGCCATGAAGTTACTTTGCCGAAAGGACCATTTTGAGCGGTTACACGCCACGTGAATCATGCAGTCGTTGAGTGCTGGGGCTCTAAGGGCCGTCGGTTTGCGTTAGTTTGCACAAACTGCCTCCATTAATGTCGGGATCTTACGTGTTTGCTTTGGTCTGGTTCGGAGGGCTCTTAAGTGCGTTTCTGACCCTTGGAAGTAGCTGAGAATTCTCTTAAATGCGTGTAGTGTCTGGaaatatatttgtaaaaaGGAGACAGCTGGAAGCTTTTAAATCCGTTGAACAATCGATTTACTACCACGAGGAGCACGTAGATATTCGCCAAATTGACTGTTTAAAGGTTTTATGATTCGGAAACGCTGCGTGAGGTAAAAATGTGCGCCTTTAACTCATTCATAGGTCTAAGTCTTCCCTATCAGagcaaaaaatcattttctaaatagtaaaaatagtCCGAGGACAGAAATCGAGTCACTACTAAAAGAAGTATATCGAGATCATCTAAAGTgactaattcaaaaaattataattcggAAACTGTGTGAGCTAGATCCATGTACCTTTCACCTAATAGTAGCTCTAagtcttttcaattttttcaaaaattagtaatttcCTACATGATATAGCAGAGATTTTTCGAAGGCGGTAAttgagtcactcccaaaaAGAGTTTGGAGAGCTTCGccaaatttaatcaaattcctCTATTTCACAAAAACTAGAAAACCAAGAAAGCTAAAGATGTTGGTTTTTCACGTGATGATTTAAATCTTCTCTATTCGGAAAATACTAGCAACTTCCTGGAAGAGATGACAGAGATGTGCCCAGCAGAGGAGCTGGGCGTATTGTCAGAAAACTTGCAAAACTGAATATTAAAGAGAATTATAACACGGAAAATAAAGGAGCTAGAGAACTGCccatttcaaaatcattttgtgaaaaatcaataactTCCTTAAAGATAGACCAAAAGCATACTCAGGAAACGAATTGACTCATCATTACCTCGAGGTTTCAGAGATCATCTTTCACGATCCCCCAGACATTTAATAGCCTTAAACTGTTCTTCTTTAAATCTAAGCAGCTCATTAAACCCAATCCCGGCTACATTTTTGCGGCACTTTCGACGGGATAAATCGCTTGCATTGGTTATTTAAAGTGGACGAGAAGAAGGCCAATAAATATTCCTAGACGCCGATAAGGCCCCGCTTTCGCCTTATCCCTCGTtcctaaattttctttatttgatgGGTTTCGAAATCAAGTTTTTCCACCCCATTAGCACTATTtacaaatttgcattttatcgGGGGTGTTTTGGATTTATTGTCCACCGAATCCGATCTAGACTCATCATTGACATTCTGGACGTCTTTGCCTTGGACGcctgtttattgttttatgaCGGGATTTTTCTGGAAAGTAAGAATATCGTGGACAAAGGGCGCACTCCACAAGTAATTCTGTTCTTAAAGCAATCGCAGTCGAAGCGTGTTTATCCAGCAATAAAGAGCAAGCACAGGATCCGGCAAACGACTGCATACCTCGTAAAAATCCACTGGAACGTCTGCTTTATTTGCTGTTGCAATTTCTGGGATAAAATGAAATACTTTCGGGACTGGAACTTTTTTCCAGGACAAAATTGCTTGGTGGGAAATAACAAGTTCATAAATATATTATCGGGTATAGGTTTCTCTGTTCTATCACAACAACATGATCAATTTGCTCCTGGTTTTTATCTGTTTACCTGACAAAGTTTGCTGGCGCCTCAATCTGGGCCGCCGCTTACAACGGGGAAGTAGCAAATCCAGTCATAACAACCAaacttttgcattttattcAATAGTGAAGCGCAGCCGAGcatgatttttgataaaagtgaCCAAAATAGATGCATTTGAGGGCATAAAATATTCGTTTAAAGGAGAGAAatcttgagattttttaagCTGAGCTTTTCAAATGGACATGTTGCTTCATTTTATACAACCAGAGCGACGGGGGACGAGAGTTCTTTAATATTCCAATAAACGTTATTTACGGCGGGAGATGCGCGTCACTCTTTTTCTACCCGATATTATTTATAaccc comes from Euwallacea similis isolate ESF13 chromosome 9, ESF131.1, whole genome shotgun sequence and encodes:
- the LOC136410862 gene encoding bombyxin A-7-like, with product MKIAILLLALTFTIHVSRANYLNQQPVAIGERARCGDFLNKLLSDMCGNVFAGPSPHKKSVIPVGFSNTLQDEYESSPDPMDDLYAVYLNAMWRYGSHGRRKRFDGIVEECCLQTCSREQLKEYCGIRRQGR